Proteins found in one Candidatus Methylomirabilota bacterium genomic segment:
- a CDS encoding DUF6496 domain-containing protein produces MPDKKTVERAEEDLREGKKPSTAAGEFVKEEMHHIREGKHGARSTKQAIAIGLSKARRAGVPLEPPEEGETSEKTREAAEHAYEAGQEDGGRRKPSRKRSRATSRALQREGRSAASRPALAKQAKRSARERRGTDRSPKAAARRGAATRKRKRKTA; encoded by the coding sequence ATGCCTGACAAGAAGACCGTGGAGCGAGCGGAGGAAGACCTGCGCGAGGGCAAGAAGCCATCGACCGCCGCAGGGGAGTTCGTCAAGGAGGAGATGCACCACATCCGCGAGGGCAAGCACGGCGCCCGGTCCACCAAGCAGGCGATCGCCATCGGTCTCTCGAAGGCGCGCCGGGCGGGCGTGCCCCTGGAGCCCCCGGAGGAAGGCGAGACGTCCGAGAAGACGCGCGAGGCCGCCGAGCACGCGTACGAGGCCGGCCAGGAGGACGGTGGGAGGCGGAAGCCGTCCCGGAAGCGTAGCCGCGCCACGTCACGCGCCCTCCAGCGGGAGGGCCGCAGCGCCGCCTCCCGCCCCGCGCTCGCGAAGCAGGCCAAGCGCTCGGCGCGGGAGCGGCGCGGCACCGATCGCTCCCCGAAGGCCGCGGCGCGACGCGGCGCAGCCACGCGCAAGCGGAAGCGCAAGACGGCCTAG
- a CDS encoding ABC transporter substrate-binding protein translates to MEPEGSAMVNQGLTRRELLRASAAGAAAVLAVSRSAESQVPQRGGIFRVSLGDPPHFDPHLTVSWATLIALSFTHSRLLKHKAGPGVVPGTFIPEGDLAESWSQTSDTTYVFKLRRGVRWHPKPPVNGRELTADDVKYSFERFLGPVHNPNRAVLEEIDRVEALDRYTVRITLKAPFAWFLDSVASTTTWILPREAVEQFGDVRRPEACIGTGPWMLERYDPNVRLSYVRNPDYFVSGLPYADGVEASMVGDGAARLAHWLGGQLDFAPLLGMTVRRVDLDAVRKRKPGLQTAEFTWMVSSFAAMKLDQPPLNDVRVRRALALATSLKDILDASPLAQGQGVATPAVPPALVDWAIPIDQLTPEGQRLYRHDAAAAARLLAEAGYGGGLKVPFETASFGPEWLDAVQIYLRSWKGAGIDAELKIKETGAFVSSAMLGRYERLMLGQRGGQLYPDVYLAGMHLPGQRTNSSGVDDPKLTEMIRLQRRTLDARRRRDILWDIQRHLAEQVYYLYGPSGRVVAAWESYVRNFGPNLGNDYGGRLMAAWLDRA, encoded by the coding sequence GTGGAGCCGGAAGGGAGCGCCATGGTGAACCAGGGACTCACCCGACGTGAGCTGCTGCGTGCCAGTGCCGCCGGCGCCGCGGCCGTGCTCGCGGTGTCCAGGAGCGCAGAGTCCCAGGTCCCGCAACGCGGCGGAATTTTCCGGGTCAGCCTGGGCGATCCGCCCCATTTCGACCCGCATCTTACCGTGTCCTGGGCCACGCTGATCGCCCTGTCCTTCACGCACAGCCGCCTCCTCAAGCACAAGGCGGGCCCCGGTGTCGTCCCCGGCACCTTCATCCCTGAAGGCGATCTCGCGGAGTCCTGGAGTCAGACCAGCGACACGACGTACGTGTTCAAGCTCCGTCGCGGTGTGCGCTGGCACCCGAAGCCGCCGGTGAACGGCCGCGAGCTGACCGCGGACGACGTCAAGTACTCCTTCGAGCGCTTCCTCGGTCCCGTCCACAATCCGAACCGCGCCGTGCTCGAGGAGATCGACCGGGTCGAGGCCCTCGATCGCTACACCGTGCGCATCACGCTCAAGGCGCCGTTCGCGTGGTTCCTCGACTCGGTGGCCTCGACCACCACGTGGATCCTGCCCCGCGAGGCGGTGGAGCAGTTCGGCGACGTCCGGCGTCCGGAAGCCTGCATCGGAACCGGGCCGTGGATGCTCGAGCGCTACGACCCCAACGTGCGCCTCTCGTACGTGCGTAATCCGGACTACTTCGTGTCGGGGCTGCCCTACGCGGACGGCGTCGAGGCTTCGATGGTGGGCGACGGCGCGGCGCGGCTCGCCCACTGGCTTGGCGGGCAGCTCGACTTCGCGCCGCTCCTCGGCATGACGGTCCGTCGCGTCGACCTGGACGCCGTCCGAAAGCGCAAGCCGGGGCTCCAGACGGCGGAGTTCACGTGGATGGTGAGCTCCTTCGCGGCCATGAAGCTGGATCAGCCGCCCCTCAACGACGTGCGCGTGCGCCGCGCGCTCGCGCTCGCCACGAGCCTCAAGGACATCCTCGATGCGAGCCCGCTCGCTCAGGGCCAGGGCGTCGCGACGCCGGCGGTGCCGCCGGCTCTGGTGGACTGGGCCATCCCGATCGACCAGCTCACGCCCGAGGGCCAGCGGCTCTATCGCCACGACGCCGCGGCCGCCGCGCGTCTGCTTGCCGAGGCTGGCTACGGCGGCGGGCTCAAGGTGCCGTTCGAGACGGCCTCCTTCGGCCCCGAGTGGCTCGACGCCGTGCAGATCTATCTCCGGAGCTGGAAGGGCGCGGGCATCGACGCCGAGCTCAAGATCAAGGAGACCGGCGCTTTCGTGTCGAGCGCCATGCTGGGCCGCTACGAGCGGCTCATGCTGGGCCAGCGCGGCGGCCAGCTCTATCCCGATGTCTACCTGGCCGGGATGCACCTGCCCGGTCAGCGCACCAACTCGTCCGGCGTCGACGACCCCAAGCTCACCGAGATGATCCGTCTCCAGCGGCGCACGCTCGACGCGCGGCGGCGGCGGGACATCCTGTGGGACATCCAGCGCCATCTCGCGGAGCAGGTCTACTATCTCTATGGCCCGTCCGGTCGCGTGGTGGCGGCCTGGGAGTCTTATGTGCGCAACTTCGGCCCGAACCTCGGCAACGACTACGGCGGCCGGCTGATGGCCGCGTGGCTGGACCGCGCGTGA
- a CDS encoding LLM class flavin-dependent oxidoreductase, with translation MAGPRVKFSNFLFPASTDPDQDGRIIDETLREGRLCDELGMEMLWLAEHHFDGICAYVDPVTFAAALAASTERIRIGFAVAQMSLHHPIRMAEQMALIDNISRGRLLVGLGRGTAYNIYDYQGYGIDPAEAHARLLEAEEIMLKAWTTEPYEHRGRFWQLQLPRLRPRPYTKPHPPIIRACASEEATLEMARAGRPFLMNVQSNDVTRHRVELYRRTMREGGFDEAAVARNLADTWVWRNVFVAETDAEAERLALPAFEAQAAFRQAMRRRIYEEQGVLLRPELTPAARSDPRHALLCGSPATVAEAVAEIDAIGVGGLILVFRLGPMTAEVAEGSLRLFMQKVAPEFRKPGV, from the coding sequence GTGGCTGGACCGCGCGTGAAGTTCAGCAACTTCCTCTTCCCCGCGTCCACGGATCCAGATCAGGACGGCCGGATCATCGACGAGACCCTCCGCGAGGGCCGTCTCTGCGACGAGCTCGGCATGGAGATGCTCTGGCTGGCCGAGCATCACTTCGACGGCATCTGCGCCTACGTCGATCCCGTCACCTTCGCCGCCGCGCTGGCCGCCAGCACCGAGCGCATCCGCATCGGCTTCGCGGTGGCGCAGATGTCGCTCCACCACCCGATCCGCATGGCCGAGCAGATGGCCCTGATCGACAACATCAGCCGCGGGCGGCTGCTCGTGGGGCTCGGGCGCGGCACTGCGTACAACATCTACGACTATCAGGGCTACGGCATCGACCCCGCGGAGGCGCACGCGCGCCTGCTCGAAGCCGAGGAGATCATGCTCAAAGCCTGGACCACGGAGCCCTACGAGCATCGCGGCCGGTTCTGGCAGCTCCAGCTCCCCCGGCTCCGCCCCCGCCCCTACACCAAGCCCCACCCACCGATCATCCGCGCCTGCGCCAGCGAGGAGGCGACGCTGGAGATGGCGCGCGCCGGGCGGCCGTTCCTCATGAACGTGCAGAGCAACGACGTCACGCGCCACCGCGTCGAGCTCTACCGCCGGACGATGCGCGAAGGCGGGTTCGACGAGGCGGCCGTCGCCAGGAACCTGGCCGACACCTGGGTGTGGCGTAACGTCTTCGTGGCGGAGACGGATGCCGAGGCGGAGCGCCTAGCCCTCCCCGCCTTCGAGGCCCAGGCCGCGTTCCGGCAGGCCATGCGCCGGCGCATCTACGAGGAGCAGGGCGTGCTCCTCAGGCCGGAGCTGACACCGGCCGCCCGCAGCGACCCGCGGCACGCGCTGCTCTGCGGCTCGCCGGCCACCGTCGCGGAGGCCGTCGCGGAGATCGACGCCATCGGCGTCGGCGGGCTCATCCTCGTGTTCCGCCTGGGCCCTATGACCGCCGAGGTCGCGGAGGGAAGCCTCCGCCTCTTCATGCAGAAGGTGGCGCCCGAGTTCCGGAAGCCGGGCGTCTAG
- a CDS encoding TM0106 family RecB-like putative nuclease, protein MQHLNDRLLFSPSDLGGFLACEHLTQLDLAVALREARRPSYENAYAELLRTKGQEHEQAFLDAIRKGGHAVVEIGLDRTRDFEAGARRTLGAMREGAEYIYQAVFFTGGWRGVGDFLERVERPSALGAWSYHVLDTKLARHPRPEHALQLSFYSQALEAAQGVAAELAYVVLGTRERVPIRLVDVNAYYRRVRGRFEAAVATRTSTGPYPCHYCAFCDYRRPCDERLEREDHVVRVAGIRRDQVKRLFAGGFATLTSLAQMPPGTRVPRVAASTLDGLRDQAGLQLVRQRTGALEWHPLPVEDGRGFMALPLRSPGDLVLDLEGHPFFEPSRGLEYLFGMLLLDEEPPRFETLWAHDRDGERRAFEGFVDLVHERLTRFPDLHVYHFSGSEPSTLKRLMAEHGTRDAQVDELLRRRVFVDLHTILRRALRAGVSSYSLKDVEALYGFARSADVESGTQAILNYERWRHVREPALLDAIAAYNREDCLATLGLLEWLHGVRPAELPWPAPPDVTPAGPDAAAAQDARQQLREALILGEEPGSSRWLAGELLEYHRREARPAWWAFFDRLGKSPEELLEDTEAIAYLDADTSRPPERVKRSLVHTLVYPPQDHKLRPGESVYDPATGQLAGKIEAIDDTNERMGRLRLVRGPKFAGDPLPQAVVAGGPLEDRTQRAALLRLAESLRAGDGRYPAPRAVLARERPRIRGLAPDVPIQTTDLEAMKARARGLDGSYLFLQGPPGTGKTWTGARIVVDLLRHGRRVGIASQSHKAIHNLLGEIEQVALQEGIAFKGLKKSSADNPESEYHGALITSESDNARFARAGAEVRLMAGTAWLFSREELDGALDDLVIDEAGQISLADALAMGTAARNVILLGDPLQLAQVSQGVHPPGTGASVLEHLLGDAATVPEDRGVFLERSFRMHPGVSDFISEIVYAGRLHSDASAARRATSLGTGIRFLPVEHEGNRSSSDEEVARVAAAIAAMRAGTFTDAAGATRPLRLEDFMVVAPYNAQVLRLRAGLPAGVRVGTVDKFQGQEAPVVFFSMATSTGEDVPRSLAFLFSRNRLNVAISRAQCLAVLVCSPRLLEARCQSLEEMQLVNALCRLVEYASPAG, encoded by the coding sequence ATGCAGCATCTGAACGACCGCCTGCTCTTCTCGCCGTCGGACCTCGGCGGCTTCCTGGCCTGCGAGCATCTCACCCAGCTCGACCTCGCGGTGGCCCTGCGCGAGGCCCGCCGGCCCAGCTACGAGAACGCCTACGCCGAGCTCCTCCGCACCAAAGGGCAGGAGCACGAGCAGGCGTTCCTGGACGCCATCCGGAAGGGCGGCCACGCCGTGGTCGAGATCGGCCTCGACCGGACGCGCGACTTCGAGGCGGGCGCCCGCCGCACCCTGGGCGCCATGCGCGAGGGCGCCGAGTACATCTACCAAGCGGTGTTCTTCACCGGTGGGTGGCGGGGGGTGGGCGACTTCCTGGAGCGGGTGGAGCGGCCGTCCGCGCTCGGGGCCTGGAGCTATCACGTGCTCGACACCAAGCTCGCCCGGCATCCGCGGCCCGAGCACGCCTTGCAGCTCTCCTTCTACAGCCAGGCGCTCGAGGCGGCGCAGGGCGTCGCGGCGGAGCTGGCCTACGTGGTGCTGGGCACGCGCGAGCGCGTGCCGATCCGGCTGGTCGACGTCAACGCGTACTACCGCCGCGTGCGCGGGCGCTTCGAGGCGGCGGTCGCGACGCGCACGTCCACCGGGCCGTACCCCTGCCACTACTGCGCGTTCTGCGACTATCGGCGGCCGTGCGACGAGCGGCTCGAGCGCGAGGATCACGTGGTGCGCGTCGCCGGGATCCGTCGCGACCAGGTCAAGCGACTCTTTGCCGGCGGCTTCGCCACGTTGACCTCGCTCGCCCAGATGCCGCCGGGCACGCGGGTGCCGCGCGTGGCGGCGAGCACCCTGGACGGCCTGCGCGATCAGGCGGGCCTCCAGCTCGTGCGCCAGCGAACGGGCGCGCTCGAGTGGCATCCGCTCCCGGTCGAGGACGGGCGCGGCTTCATGGCGCTGCCGCTCCGCTCGCCGGGCGATCTGGTCCTCGACCTCGAGGGCCATCCCTTCTTCGAGCCGTCACGCGGGCTCGAGTATCTCTTCGGGATGCTCCTCCTCGACGAGGAGCCGCCCCGCTTCGAGACCCTGTGGGCGCACGATCGCGACGGGGAGCGCCGCGCCTTCGAGGGCTTCGTGGACCTGGTGCACGAGCGGCTGACGCGCTTTCCCGACCTGCACGTCTATCACTTCAGCGGCTCCGAGCCGAGCACGCTCAAGCGCCTCATGGCCGAGCACGGCACGCGCGACGCCCAGGTGGACGAGCTCCTCCGGCGCCGCGTGTTCGTGGACCTCCATACGATCCTGCGGCGGGCCCTCCGTGCCGGCGTGTCCAGCTACTCCCTGAAGGACGTCGAGGCGCTCTACGGTTTCGCGCGGTCCGCCGATGTCGAGTCGGGCACGCAGGCGATCCTCAACTACGAGCGGTGGCGGCACGTACGAGAGCCCGCGCTGCTCGACGCCATCGCGGCGTACAACCGGGAGGACTGCCTCGCCACGCTCGGATTGCTCGAGTGGCTGCATGGGGTGCGGCCGGCGGAGCTGCCGTGGCCCGCGCCACCGGACGTCACGCCGGCCGGGCCGGACGCCGCGGCGGCACAGGACGCGCGCCAGCAGCTCCGCGAGGCGCTGATTCTCGGCGAGGAGCCGGGCTCGTCGCGCTGGCTCGCGGGCGAGCTCCTCGAGTATCACCGCCGCGAGGCCCGGCCGGCGTGGTGGGCCTTCTTCGACCGCCTCGGGAAGTCCCCCGAGGAGCTGCTCGAGGACACGGAAGCGATCGCGTATCTCGACGCCGACACGAGCCGGCCGCCGGAGCGGGTGAAGCGGTCGCTCGTGCACACGCTCGTCTACCCGCCGCAGGACCACAAGCTCAGGCCGGGCGAGAGTGTCTACGATCCCGCCACCGGTCAGCTCGCGGGCAAGATCGAGGCGATCGACGACACCAACGAGCGCATGGGGCGTCTTCGCCTGGTCCGTGGTCCGAAGTTCGCGGGCGATCCCTTGCCGCAGGCGGTCGTGGCGGGCGGGCCGCTGGAAGACCGGACGCAGCGCGCCGCGCTGCTGCGGCTCGCGGAGTCGCTGCGCGCGGGCGACGGCCGCTACCCGGCGCCGCGCGCGGTGCTCGCGCGGGAGCGGCCGCGCATCCGAGGCCTGGCCCCGGACGTCCCGATACAGACCACCGACCTCGAGGCGATGAAGGCGCGAGCGCGCGGGCTCGACGGCAGTTATCTCTTCCTCCAGGGGCCGCCGGGGACCGGCAAGACCTGGACGGGCGCGCGGATCGTCGTCGATCTCCTCCGACACGGCCGGCGTGTGGGCATCGCGTCGCAGAGCCACAAGGCCATTCACAACCTGCTCGGCGAGATCGAGCAGGTGGCCTTGCAGGAAGGCATCGCCTTCAAGGGGCTCAAGAAGTCCAGCGCCGACAATCCCGAGTCCGAGTACCACGGCGCGCTCATCACAAGCGAGAGCGACAACGCCCGCTTTGCGCGCGCGGGGGCGGAGGTCCGGCTCATGGCGGGTACCGCGTGGCTCTTCTCCAGAGAGGAGCTGGACGGCGCGCTCGACGATCTCGTCATCGACGAGGCCGGCCAGATCTCCCTGGCGGACGCGCTGGCCATGGGCACAGCGGCGCGCAATGTGATCCTCCTGGGCGACCCGCTGCAGCTCGCTCAGGTGTCGCAGGGCGTGCACCCGCCCGGCACGGGCGCGTCCGTGCTGGAGCACCTCCTCGGCGATGCCGCCACCGTGCCCGAGGACCGCGGCGTGTTCCTCGAGCGGAGCTTTCGCATGCATCCCGGCGTCTCCGACTTCATCTCGGAGATCGTGTACGCGGGACGGCTGCACTCGGACGCCTCGGCGGCGCGTCGCGCGACGTCGCTGGGCACCGGTATCCGCTTCCTTCCTGTGGAGCACGAGGGGAACCGCTCGTCCTCGGACGAGGAGGTGGCCCGCGTGGCCGCGGCGATCGCGGCGATGCGCGCCGGCACGTTCACCGACGCCGCGGGGGCGACGCGCCCGCTTCGCCTCGAGGACTTCATGGTGGTGGCGCCGTACAACGCCCAGGTGCTCCGGCTGCGGGCCGGCCTTCCCGCGGGCGTGCGCGTTGGCACCGTCGACAAGTTCCAGGGGCAGGAGGCGCCGGTGGTGTTCTTCTCGATGGCGACCTCCACTGGCGAGGACGTGCCGCGGAGCCTCGCCTTCCTCTTCTCGCGCAATCGCCTGAACGTGGCCATCTCGCGCGCGCAGTGCCTGGCCGTGCTCGTGTGCTCGCCTCGGCTGCTGGAAGCCCGCTGCCAGTCGCTCGAGGAGATGCAGCTCGTCAACGCCCTTTGCCGCCTCGTGGAGTACGCGTCGCCCGCCGGCTGA
- a CDS encoding trypsin-like peptidase domain-containing protein, with product MDATETPQALASDLAAVARGLRQSTVELRAMERAIGSGIIWGGEGLIVTCAHVLRGGGRASGAPMVRLADGRLLRAAVLACDRRVDLAVVRVDAHDLPAASIGDSDRLRAGELVLAVGHPWGLIGAVVTGVVYAASGPEAPTGSPWIRADLRLAPGHSGGPMADARGRVVGVNTMIAGGLALAVPSRVAGALVERCRAR from the coding sequence ATGGACGCGACGGAGACGCCGCAGGCGCTGGCGAGCGATCTCGCCGCGGTCGCCCGGGGCCTGCGGCAGAGCACGGTGGAGCTACGAGCCATGGAGCGTGCGATCGGGTCCGGCATCATCTGGGGCGGGGAGGGCCTGATCGTGACCTGCGCCCACGTCCTGCGGGGGGGCGGCCGCGCGAGCGGGGCGCCCATGGTGCGCCTCGCGGACGGCCGCCTCCTGCGCGCGGCGGTGCTGGCCTGCGACCGGCGGGTCGACCTGGCAGTCGTGCGCGTGGACGCCCACGATCTCCCGGCTGCGTCGATCGGGGATTCGGACCGCCTGCGCGCGGGCGAGCTGGTGCTCGCCGTCGGTCATCCGTGGGGGCTGATCGGCGCCGTCGTCACCGGCGTGGTGTACGCGGCATCGGGGCCGGAGGCGCCGACGGGCTCGCCATGGATCCGGGCCGATCTCCGGCTCGCGCCCGGCCACTCCGGCGGCCCCATGGCCGATGCGCGAGGCCGGGTGGTGGGCGTCAACACGATGATCGCGGGCGGCCTTGCCCTCGCGGTGCCGAGCCGCGTCGCGGGAGCGCTCGTGGAGCGGTGCCGCGCCCGGTGA
- a CDS encoding CoA transferase: MPGPLQGVRIVDATTVVLGPLATQMLGDLGADVVKVEPPEGDTTRKLGPTRNPDMAAFYLACNRNKRSVVLDLKKSAGHAALMRLVKGADVFVHNFRPQAAARLKVEYERVRAVNPGIVYCATYGFRAAGPYGEKPVYDDIIQAASGLASLQAPLVGDPRYLPTIVADKTSSMAVAHALLAGLFHKARTGEGQAIEVPMFETVVAWMMVEHLYGETFLPALDTPGYKRVLNRWRRPFPTKDGYLAIIPYTDTHWQTFFRVAGREDLLADPRFRTLASRLTHIELLYEELGKIAGTRTNAEWLALLDAANVPATVVNTLDSILTDPQLEATGFWKTIEHPSEGPLRTPDIPATYSRTPGDIRRHQPRLGEHSVEILKEAGLSDEEIRAMLAGGATAQP; encoded by the coding sequence ATGCCCGGCCCGCTCCAGGGCGTGCGCATCGTCGACGCTACTACCGTGGTGCTCGGCCCCCTCGCCACCCAGATGCTGGGCGACCTAGGCGCCGACGTCGTCAAGGTCGAGCCGCCGGAGGGCGACACCACCCGCAAGCTCGGGCCGACACGCAACCCGGACATGGCGGCTTTTTACCTGGCGTGCAATCGCAACAAGCGCAGCGTGGTGCTGGATCTCAAGAAGAGCGCCGGGCACGCCGCGCTGATGCGGCTCGTCAAGGGCGCCGACGTCTTCGTCCACAACTTCCGGCCGCAGGCGGCGGCGCGGCTGAAGGTCGAGTACGAGCGGGTGCGGGCGGTCAACCCCGGCATCGTTTACTGCGCGACCTACGGCTTCCGTGCCGCGGGCCCCTACGGCGAGAAGCCGGTGTACGACGACATCATCCAGGCGGCGTCAGGCCTGGCGTCGCTGCAAGCGCCCCTGGTCGGAGACCCACGCTATCTCCCCACCATTGTGGCCGACAAGACCAGCTCGATGGCGGTGGCGCACGCGCTCCTCGCGGGCCTCTTCCACAAGGCCCGCACCGGCGAGGGCCAGGCCATCGAGGTGCCGATGTTCGAGACGGTGGTGGCGTGGATGATGGTCGAGCACCTCTACGGGGAGACGTTCCTTCCTGCGCTGGACACGCCCGGTTACAAGCGCGTGCTGAACCGCTGGCGCCGGCCCTTTCCCACCAAGGACGGCTATCTCGCGATCATCCCCTACACCGACACGCACTGGCAGACGTTCTTTCGCGTGGCCGGCCGCGAAGATCTCCTGGCCGACCCGCGCTTCCGCACGCTCGCGTCACGCCTCACGCACATCGAGCTGCTCTACGAAGAGCTGGGGAAGATCGCGGGCACGCGCACCAACGCCGAGTGGCTCGCGCTGCTGGACGCGGCGAACGTGCCCGCCACGGTCGTCAACACCCTGGATTCGATCCTGACCGACCCGCAGCTCGAGGCCACCGGCTTCTGGAAGACCATCGAGCATCCGAGCGAGGGCCCGCTGCGGACGCCCGACATTCCCGCCACGTACAGTCGCACGCCCGGCGACATCCGGCGCCATCAGCCGCGCCTCGGCGAGCACAGCGTGGAGATCCTCAAGGAGGCGGGACTGTCCGACGAAGAGATCCGCGCCATGCTCGCCGGCGGAGCTACCGCGCAACCGTAA
- a CDS encoding glycosyl hydrolase family 28 protein, protein MPALVVRSRTSWAAPSLSVRDLGARGDGRTADTRPIQAAIDQAARVGGTVVIPAGRYRAGTLRLRSRVTVRLERDAVLLASPDDKDFDPPEEHAYETFADRETRDFSFALLQGRGLEEIAIVGPGRIDGNRRSREGPKPIALRECRGIRIHGVTVANAGNYALSLLGCDDVDIRAVTIENGHADGIDPDCCRNVRIADCTVESRDDAIVLKTSLALGAPRATEGVTVQGCRLVTHHNALKLGTESSGDFRRIVFRDCVVEGRRYPLKGELSSGISLQAVDGGTIEHVSVSNIRMKNIRTPFFVRRARRGRGQEIATPGALRDVTIANVTATGVAGTGALLGIPGHPVTRVTLRNIHVSARGGEKADAVTLNIPEMERMYPDAYLFGELPGYALYGRHVEGLVVEGLDATVELRDARPAVVADDVRGAELHGIRVLPPVDGGPTVWLHAVRDSTLSELRRRGSGPMQIRVSGRDTARLTLVEGGTSPAERYTVALDPDVPPTVVAMTSGRDRRL, encoded by the coding sequence GTGCCCGCGCTCGTCGTGCGCTCGCGCACGTCTTGGGCCGCGCCGTCGCTCAGCGTGCGCGATCTCGGCGCGCGGGGCGACGGCCGCACGGCGGACACGCGCCCCATCCAGGCCGCGATCGACCAGGCGGCCCGCGTCGGGGGCACCGTCGTGATCCCCGCCGGCCGGTATCGGGCCGGGACGCTCCGGCTGCGCAGCCGGGTGACCGTTCGACTCGAGCGCGATGCCGTCCTCCTCGCGAGTCCCGACGACAAGGACTTCGACCCGCCGGAAGAGCACGCCTACGAGACCTTCGCGGATCGGGAGACGCGCGACTTCTCGTTCGCGCTCCTGCAGGGACGAGGGCTCGAGGAGATCGCCATCGTCGGGCCCGGCCGCATCGACGGCAACCGCCGCTCGCGCGAAGGCCCGAAGCCCATCGCGCTGCGGGAGTGCCGCGGGATCCGGATCCACGGCGTCACCGTGGCCAATGCCGGCAACTACGCCCTCAGCCTGCTCGGCTGCGACGACGTGGACATCCGGGCCGTGACCATCGAGAACGGCCACGCCGACGGGATCGATCCCGATTGCTGCCGGAACGTGCGCATCGCCGACTGCACCGTGGAGTCGCGCGATGATGCGATCGTGCTCAAGACGAGCCTCGCCCTCGGCGCGCCGCGCGCCACCGAGGGGGTGACGGTTCAGGGCTGCCGGCTCGTGACGCATCACAACGCGCTCAAGCTCGGCACGGAGTCGAGCGGCGATTTTCGGCGGATCGTCTTCCGCGACTGCGTGGTCGAGGGCCGCCGTTACCCACTGAAGGGCGAGCTCAGCTCCGGAATCTCGCTGCAGGCGGTGGACGGGGGCACGATCGAGCACGTGAGCGTGTCGAACATCCGCATGAAGAACATCCGCACGCCGTTCTTCGTGCGGCGCGCGCGCCGCGGCCGGGGCCAGGAGATCGCGACGCCGGGAGCGCTTCGCGACGTCACGATCGCAAACGTCACCGCCACCGGCGTCGCCGGCACCGGCGCTCTCCTGGGCATTCCCGGCCATCCCGTGACCCGCGTCACGCTGCGCAACATCCACGTCTCCGCGCGCGGGGGTGAGAAGGCCGACGCCGTGACGCTGAACATTCCCGAGATGGAGCGGATGTACCCGGACGCGTACCTCTTCGGCGAGCTGCCCGGCTATGCGCTCTACGGGCGGCATGTCGAGGGCCTCGTGGTCGAGGGGCTGGACGCCACCGTGGAGCTGCGGGACGCGCGGCCCGCGGTGGTGGCCGACGATGTCCGCGGGGCGGAGCTCCATGGGATCCGGGTCCTGCCGCCCGTCGATGGTGGCCCGACGGTGTGGCTCCACGCGGTCCGGGACAGCACGCTCTCGGAGCTGCGGCGCCGCGGCTCGGGGCCCATGCAGATCCGCGTGAGCGGGCGCGACACCGCGCGGCTCACGCTGGTCGAGGGGGGGACGAGCCCCGCCGAGCGGTACACCGTCGCCCTCGACCCCGACGTGCCGCCGACCGTCGTCGCCATGACGTCGGGGCGCGACCGGCGGCTCTAG
- a CDS encoding S1C family serine protease, which yields MQTLVSLSNDLASAVERAARAVVTVHARPRLPSTGIVWRSGLVVTAEHTVRLESDLRVTWTDGQSAPATLVARDPGTDLAVLRVAESGRPAAELGDSGALRAGHLALAVGYGPRASWGVISATGGAWRTWRGGDVDRLLRVDLVLYPGFSGGPLVDASGAVVGLVTSGLSRQLELAVPATTVSRVVDELVSRGRVSRGYLGVGLQPVALTEAFKRLAPGAGLGLMVVSLEPEGPAARAGLLLGDVLTALEGTPLHDPGDVTAAIVGRPVGSNVRVSLIRAGSPLDVSVTVGERPSRKR from the coding sequence ATGCAAACGCTCGTCTCGCTTTCCAACGACCTCGCCTCGGCCGTGGAGCGCGCCGCGCGCGCGGTCGTCACCGTACACGCCCGCCCCCGCCTGCCGTCAACGGGCATCGTGTGGCGCTCCGGGCTCGTGGTCACCGCCGAGCACACCGTGCGCCTCGAGTCCGACCTGCGCGTCACGTGGACGGACGGGCAGAGCGCGCCCGCCACGCTGGTGGCGCGCGATCCCGGCACCGACCTTGCGGTCCTGCGCGTCGCGGAGTCCGGGCGTCCCGCCGCCGAGCTGGGCGACAGCGGCGCCCTCCGCGCGGGACATCTGGCGCTGGCGGTGGGCTACGGGCCACGCGCGAGCTGGGGCGTCATCAGTGCCACCGGCGGGGCATGGCGGACCTGGCGAGGCGGCGACGTGGACCGGCTGCTGCGCGTCGACCTCGTGCTCTACCCCGGATTCTCGGGCGGGCCGCTCGTGGACGCCAGCGGCGCGGTGGTCGGTCTCGTGACCTCCGGCCTCTCCCGCCAGCTCGAGCTGGCCGTGCCCGCGACGACGGTGAGCCGTGTCGTGGATGAGCTGGTGTCACGCGGCCGGGTGAGCCGGGGCTATCTGGGCGTGGGGCTTCAGCCCGTGGCGCTCACCGAGGCGTTCAAGCGACTGGCGCCCGGCGCGGGCCTCGGGCTCATGGTCGTGAGCCTCGAGCCCGAGGGGCCAGCCGCGCGTGCCGGGCTCCTCCTCGGCGACGTGCTCACCGCGCTCGAGGGCACGCCGCTCCACGATCCCGGTGACGTCACCGCGGCCATCGTGGGCCGGCCGGTGGGCAGCAACGTGCGGGTCTCGCTGATTCGCGCGGGGTCCCCGCTCGACGTGAGCGTGACCGTCGGCGAGCGGCCTTCGCGGAAACGCTAG